The genome window AAGCTCAAGATCATCAACATCAACAAGAACCAAGCCCCAGCCTTCAAAGCGGATCCTAGAATGGATGACACGACGAACCCAACTTCTAGCGTAGACAATGCCAGGTATACACAGAGGGAAAATGAGTAGGAAAATGGCACCGGCTAAGAGGAGACGAGCTGTTGGTGCATCAAATGAGGTTGAACTAAAGAGAAGAAGGTAAACACCAGTTAGGACAGCTACGATATTCAAAATGAGAAATATGAGGGAGTCGCGGCGAACTCCATCAGGTGGGAGAGGGTCTAGAGTGGGTTGGCGGAGAATCGGGATCAATGCCGCTACAGAAGTGACAAGGGGAATGACAGCAttcaaaaagagaaataaagaagTTGACGATGAGTCAATTGCATCGGCTACAAGGTTGTATAAGGCTGCACTTACACCATTGAAGCTTACTGTGAGTGATATTGCTAAGGGTTGATTAGCTGGGAAGTTCCGAATGCAAAGAACGAAACATACGGTGTTGAACCAACAGATGCTACACCCAGCCAACAAACACAGAAGAAATATCTGCCACCCACAAGTTCCATAATAAGACAAGTTAGAGCTATACCCATGAAAAACACTCAGGCAAAATTACAACAATACAATTATCTACTATAATAGGTCTATGTTGCAAATTTTCAGTTGGAAAATTGCAGCAAGACCTACAATTCCATTCTTCTGATAAGTTGCACGTGATTCATGCGCGACCATTGAAATGGTCATGTTAGAATCAAATGTAAATTTTTGAACGGCAAAATGAATGGTCAGATATGGCAcattacaaaaatattttaataagaTGGCAATGGTAGTCAATTATTTACATTCAGTtagaaaaattgaaataaatctATAACCATAGCTCATATGATATTAGATATAGACAAAACAAttatattaaacaaaaaaatgattaaattaaaaaaatctagTCATCTATcacatgaaatgcatattaACAAGTACTCTTAGATTCATATGAGGTTGATTAACAATACAGCCATGAATCGATCACATGGAATGTTTGGAAAAGTGGTCGGAGGATTAATTAGTCGATAAAAAAATGGAGCAACAAACAGTTTTATTGGCACATCAAACTCTCGTACTCGATCAAAACGATGACACGCATGCATGCAAATGCAAGAAATTGTTGGTGTAGATTCTTGACGTCGACCTAACAGTGTAAAAGCTGAATGCAAACTCTCACCAATCACTATAAATAAGTTAATAACTATAACTAAGGAATAAACAGAATTCAATTAGGCTTGGCATTTCTTTATTGAGTAAGTTCGTAAGCATTGAACAAAAAACTTTATTGTGGTCCGGAGTATTTCCATAGTAAGAAATAATAAAGAGTTATATAGATTACTTGTTGAAACACATACACCCATATTATCCACCATGATTTGGAGTCACGTGCCAAATAAACTGAAATTATATCTttctacttttttctttttggatttTTCGTACAAAGCTATGAAACAATTTACTTTAGAAAAAACACTTAGAACTTAAatagagtttttattttttctttctaatttactATTTTCTTattaccttttgaataaaaaagggaaaacaGAAACTAATTTGTATGAAGATTTTGTTGTCTCAGACGGAAAGATGACGAAGATTTTATTGGTACACTAACACCAAAAAACAATGAGAGAAACAAAactagagaaagaaaaagacaagAAATGGTAAAGAAAGGTGAAAAAAAAGAAACGTgaacaaaaaccaaatattgACAACTCCAGGAAGTTACCAAGCAGCAACGTTCCAACAAATCTGCTTATCATAGCCAATGCGGTACCCTTTTTCTGCAAATATTATGGCACAAAATTGAAGTTGATATTGAAAGGAAGCTTTTTAATTCCAACAGAATTTTGTTTCAtcactaaaaaaaaacttaaaagaaaaGTTCACTTTTGTTCataaaatttgatgatgctCGATTGTGTAAGTTAGGCTTGGCGACCGGGTCGTGTTTGTCATGTTCGTGGCACATCCGATATTGTAACGGACATGTTATGTCAAACTCGTTAATATGAACGGTTAATATGACTTGACTCGAAATCGGCCCGTTAAAATTAACAGGTAATAGATCCGACCATTTTACTCattaaagaatatatatattttattgtaataaataatcaaataaaaaacgtTATACTAAATTACTAAACATGCAGTATCTATGTACCATATTATCACATGAAAATtacttcaaaatataaaaacacatcTGTCATTCAAGTATTCCATATCTAAAATCAGAGTCTAATGAAAAAACATGACTATATTACTATGAAATATCAAATGTACAATGAAATGAAAAATGCaagggagttttttttttttttttaagattgtgGAGCATTTTTCAAAAGTCTCACTCACtgtttaatgaaatttttaattacatgtttgtctatttgtaaaataaataaagacccTAAtagatatataataataatgttGTATTTTATGCAGgtgtttttaaatttgattGAGGTCTCGAAAAAGTATGTGATGTAAATTAAAATGGATCAAacctacccccccccccccccccccggtacCAAACCTATGGATCACTGAAAAGGTTGAGGGGATGAGACCAGTAAAATGGATACTTCTAGAAGGCAAGCGACTGAGCTCTTGTGTTGTCCCGTCGAATccaattgaaatttttattttatttttaatacggAACAGTCATGTATTTCTTATGTTAGATGTAGCAGATCAAATTATATCACGATCATGcccttagttttagttttacatattatttgtttataaatttttttttaagatttcaTGTATATATTAGcgattattttaaaaataatatcgaatgaaaaaaataacatttaacTTTTATAGCGGATAAGATTTTAATGTGGATATGAAAATAAGACGCTGAGCAGCAACTCTCTTAAAACTTTACCATAAGTCTATTTTCAAACTATTCTGACGCAGACCCCACTCACCATAaataaaggaagaaaaaggCAAGGTGATATTTTCTACCCTTTTCTTCCTTGTATAATTTTactataaaacaaataaaaaggagaggaagaactttctttctttaattctaaATTTGAGAAAATGAAACGAAGAACTTTCAAGTAAAAGGAAACAGAAAAAGCACTATTGTGGGGAGAGCAGCCATTTCCGGTGGTTGAACGGAGTCCATCCACCCTAAACAAGCAACACCCGTCTTTGAATGGTAACATAAAACTACTTCTTCCACCCATAAGAAATGGATCAAATAGCTAGATTTtgcatcaaacaaacaaaaacagagAAAATCCTAAACACATAATTAGGGATTGACGAAAGATTGGaacaaaacaaatcaacacCAAATTGCAATAACAACACAAACAGATGAACTCCGAACTATTCGTAACACTTTTGACtgcacaaaataatatgaaaTTTTCTGCATCCGAGTTCGAATCTCTGTTCCATATTTTAGATTAGATTAAATCAACACTCGgatcaaataaacaaaatacaaatataGGAACCCAAATacccaattaattaaaaatcacATAAAACATGGCGAATGGTAAgagaattttaataaattagAGGTGGAAGGGGGAGAAtgaaaaacaaacaattaataaaaaagagataagattaaattaaattaaacgtACGTACCAGGATATATGGCAAGGAAATGATTTGGCGAATGACAAGCCACTGCATGCCGTAACCGATGAGTCCCATAAAGGCGGACATGAACAGCACAACCCAGAGAGGAAGATACATGAGAGCCAGCCCCGACGACCACCCCAACACCTTGCCCAGATCAGACGCCGTTGCCAGGTAATTCAACTGCACCTGCGAGATCCCCAGAACCGACTTCAACGACGACGAATACGACGAGAAGTCGAAGTTCGTCCCTGTAAATGCCTGAATCCATATTGTAGCCACCAGAATCATCCATTTTCTCGACTGCCCCGCCATCAGAATTGCCCTGAAAAATATTTGGTGTTTAGGAATGTCAAAGCCGCCAGCGCCAGCGCCAGCGCCTCCTCCCCGCCGCAAAGACCACCACGacggttgttgttgttgttgtgtgttGCTGCTGGTTGCGTTGTTTGGTTTGCGTCTCTCCGTCTCCCTACGTGGCCTCATTTATAGACCAACGATCGCATATCCCTTTATGTGGGCCCCCACAGTTGGCTCTCTCTTGTCGCTTCatataattgtttttttgtttcttgaatCAAATACTTATTGAAGATTTTACAATAGTTTAGGGTCAGGTCGGTTGAACATACGTACGTAGATTAACTTCGACTACTGATATAAATAGAGCTCAAATGCATCAACGCTTAAAATGAGTGCATGTCTATTGGTTTCACAAGAGTAGATAGATTGACTCAAACGGTTAACATGTGAGGCTTAAAATACATTTACGTTCAAGATAAGTGCTCACACGCAAGAAAATACGAATAAAGGAAACTTTTCTTTTACTAAATTTGCTTTTGGGTAaatatttttaacaaacaatgagGCTCTATAGTCGTGATAACATGGCAACATGTAACATTTGACATGTGACAGAGGCATCCAAGGGCGGCCGGAAGACCACTTGGCTTGGATCACTTGGTTTGTACAATGAGTTGTGAAAACCCaaacaatctctctctctctctctctctctctctctctctctctctctctctctctctccctcaattTATTAATCTGAGGGAGATTCCCACCCGACCTCGTACATATGCCGTGTGGTGGTGATCATGTTGATTGTTCGAGGAGGGGAAtccacaaataaaaaatatgtgtGTAGGTATATAATAAGTTATTCCCCTCGCTGAGGTTAACGTCTCTAATGCACATGCAAATCCTCAAATATATTCTCTTACTTTTGTTTGTGCCCTAATTATTTGAGAGATTAACGAatctaatatatatatgataatacTTCAAAGATTATTAGGTCATTTCTGACAAAATTCTTGTTTGAGTCACATTTTAACACATGGTATAGTTTATGTGGTTGACAATAATGTAGTTTTGAGTTAATTCCAATGAAACTTCCGACAAGGATCCTTTGTTCTTGAATATCTCTACCAGGTTAATGCCGGCCGGCCGGCCAACGGAGAGTTTCGCGGCCAAGATAATCACACAAGAAAATCTGTCCGATGGTCCAACGAAGAGTTTCAAGATCCCACCCGTCACCATTAGTCAAGGAAATGTTTCTAGCTACATAAGCTCCTTACAAGGGTCGTGCCCAATCAAGGACGGATGTATGGGACAAAAGATGATCTCAGGATCATTAGGAGTAGCTTGTGTCGAGAGCACTCGACAAATTTTCTCTATAGCACTCATTAGATTGTTTCGGCATATGTCGATATCTGTTACCATTGTCCAACATGGTTCAACTGGGGACAACATGCCAACCAAGTGTTTGAATAAATGTCTCaatgaataaattaaataatttttgtgCCCTTTGTGCTTAGTCTctctaaaaaaaacttaaacctTTAATGCATCactttaattttatgtttttgtttttcattcttCATTGAATTGCTTATATGAACGAAAGGACCTAGACAAGTTTGTCTTTGTCAGTTTGCTTGTCGTTCAATCACTTGATTAGAAGTTTTATATTTAACACATTTAATTCTGATTTTTCATACATAATTATTTTGGAGTGCATGATGATGAATTTGAGTGGCATAACAACTCTCTTTTTGTATTGGAGTCTCTTTCTATTACAAGGATTTAAAGTCAAGCAGTCGCATACATTCCACCGCACAaaaggaattaaaaaaaaaaaaggaaaaatatcctctccggatctcttccaccaaggttaccggatcaagtgatccgggcCTTCTAAAATTCATCAAACAGCAAAAAATTATCACAGCTTTTAAGGGGTCAAAACAGGTTgaccgttggatgaaatttggaaagtccggatcacttgatccgatggtcttgatggaagagatccggagagaatctctttccaaaaaaaattgtatacgacgttttaaaacctaaaagaaacaaaattaaataattcaaaGGGCAAATCGAAGTAAAAACAAtgcaaataatttttaaaatagttcAAGTAGTTAAGAATTTTAATGTCTCCATCATTTTGACTTTTATTTGCCTTTTCTCCAATATCAGTTCTGATCTTGTTGAGAGTGTGATTTCTATATTAGTGAATTATAGCAAAGTTTTGGCTACTCTTGTTGTTGCCAATTAGTTTTTGGGTTAAACCTCAACTATATTCATGCGCTATCGTAGCAAGTTATTTGTTGCAAAATTTAAACTAACCAAAATTAGTCCAACTTAGTTCCAAATTTTATGCTCGCAAGCATACGAATCGTTCGATAGTATAGAAAGCAAGCACTTAATATCGTCCCTCAGAAAATGTTTTAATTCTTATCAACTAACTTAAATCCAATTGCATGAAGTAAAATTAGCAAAGATTGATGAAAGATGGATTCGAg of Malus sylvestris chromosome 6, drMalSylv7.2, whole genome shotgun sequence contains these proteins:
- the LOC126626723 gene encoding protein NUCLEAR FUSION DEFECTIVE 4-like; this translates as MRPRRETERRKPNNATSSNTQQQQQPSWWSLRRGGGAGAGAGGFDIPKHQIFFRAILMAGQSRKWMILVATIWIQAFTGTNFDFSSYSSSLKSVLGISQVQLNYLATASDLGKVLGWSSGLALMYLPLWVVLFMSAFMGLIGYGMQWLVIRQIISLPYILIFLLCLLAGCSICWFNTVCFVLCIRNFPANQPLAISLTVSFNGVSAALYNLVADAIDSSSTSLFLFLNAVIPLVTSVAALIPILRQPTLDPLPPDGVRRDSLIFLILNIVAVLTGVYLLLFSSTSFDAPTARLLLAGAIFLLIFPLCIPGIVYARSWVRRVIHSRIRFEGWGLVLVDVDDLELHKELLSRENSMNYGNGSVGHLLNNNERPPSTLSFRQKSGYHSTEGCCGAIVSKDQLVMLGEDHTARALVRRLDFWLYYFAYFCGGTIGLVYSNNLGQIAQSLGQSSKTSTLVTLYSSFSFFGRLLSAAPDYIRAKFYFARTGWLTIALLPTPVAFLLLASSGSSLALHTGTALIGLSSGFIFAAAVSITSELFGPNSVGVNHNILITNIPIGSLVYGFLAAIVYDSNVSSNLNILRTDSIVCMGRDCYFLTFVWWACISVLGLGSSVLLFLRTRHAYDHFEHNRSTQLF